In one Nocardia tengchongensis genomic region, the following are encoded:
- a CDS encoding alpha-ketoacid dehydrogenase subunit beta yields MTYREALRETLREEMRRDDDVFLIGEEIGVFEGSYKITAGLLAEFGEKRVRDTPIAEEGFVGAAIGAAMLGLRPVVEIMTINFSLLALDQIVNHAAKIYGMFGGQTPVPMVIRTPGGGGQQLGATHSQNIELYYAFVPGLKVVAPSTPADAAALMKAAIADNDPVLFLENLSLYNTKGEVPDDLPPAEIGKAAITRAGTDITLIGYSRMATVCTQVAEKLAAEGISAEVIDLRSLRPLDRDTIIASVKKTGCAVIGEDDWLTYGIGAEIAASISDGAFDYLDAPVRRVAMAEVPLPYAKPLEKLALPSPESLYQTAVETLAAVGKRR; encoded by the coding sequence ATGACCTACCGTGAAGCGCTGCGCGAGACCCTCCGCGAGGAGATGCGGCGCGACGACGACGTCTTCCTCATCGGGGAGGAGATCGGCGTCTTCGAGGGCTCCTACAAGATCACCGCCGGCCTGCTGGCCGAGTTCGGCGAGAAGCGGGTGCGCGACACCCCGATCGCCGAAGAGGGTTTCGTCGGCGCGGCGATCGGCGCCGCCATGCTGGGCCTGCGCCCGGTCGTCGAGATCATGACGATCAACTTCTCGCTGCTGGCGCTGGACCAGATCGTCAACCACGCCGCCAAGATCTACGGCATGTTCGGCGGTCAGACGCCGGTGCCGATGGTCATCCGCACCCCCGGTGGCGGCGGCCAGCAGCTCGGCGCGACGCACTCGCAGAACATCGAGCTGTACTACGCGTTCGTGCCCGGCCTGAAGGTGGTCGCGCCCAGCACGCCCGCCGACGCGGCCGCCTTGATGAAGGCCGCGATCGCCGACAACGACCCGGTGCTGTTCCTGGAGAACCTGTCGCTCTACAACACCAAGGGCGAAGTGCCGGACGACCTGCCGCCCGCCGAGATCGGCAAGGCCGCGATCACCCGCGCGGGCACCGACATCACCCTGATCGGCTATTCGCGCATGGCCACCGTGTGCACGCAGGTCGCCGAAAAGCTTGCCGCCGAGGGCATCTCGGCGGAGGTCATCGACCTGCGCAGCCTGCGCCCGCTGGACCGCGACACCATCATCGCCTCGGTCAAGAAGACCGGCTGCGCCGTCATCGGCGAGGACGACTGGCTGACCTACGGCATCGGCGCGGAGATCGCGGCGTCGATCTCCGACGGCGCGTTCGACTACCTCGACGCCCCCGTCCGCCGCGTGGCCATGGCCGAAGTGCCGCTGCCGTACGCCAAGCCGCTGGAGAAGCTGGCGCTGCCGTCGCCGGAGTCCCTGTACCAGACCGCCGTCGAAACCCTTGCCGCCGTGGGCAAGCGCCGCTGA